One Deltaproteobacteria bacterium DNA window includes the following coding sequences:
- a CDS encoding polyprenyl synthetase family protein, whose amino-acid sequence MKIALYLEEKRQKTDRFLESVVREEGSSDRLKEAIRYSLLAGGKRIRPILLMAASEACGAGNEIEELTLPVGAALEMIHTYSLIHDDLPAMDNDDLRRGRLTNHKVYGEAMAILAGDSLLTEAFNLISSLKTQKPQRILDVIREIASSAGVEGMAGGQALDLNAEGRRISPEELERLHRMKTGRLICAAVVSGAILAEAAEKQLMAIRNYGFAIGLAFQIADDILDVEGESKVLGKTAQSDAAHAKSTYPSLLGLEKSKRLAQESTDKAISALQIFNGQAEPLREIARYIISRQF is encoded by the coding sequence ATGAAGATCGCTCTTTACCTGGAAGAGAAGAGGCAGAAAACAGACCGTTTTCTGGAATCGGTTGTTCGGGAAGAAGGTTCGTCCGACCGGCTCAAGGAGGCGATTCGCTATAGCCTTCTCGCGGGTGGAAAGAGGATCCGTCCGATTCTTTTGATGGCCGCTTCCGAGGCGTGTGGGGCAGGAAATGAAATTGAAGAGCTGACCCTGCCGGTCGGGGCTGCCCTGGAGATGATCCATACCTATTCGCTGATCCATGATGACCTCCCGGCGATGGACAATGATGACCTGCGTCGGGGACGACTGACCAATCACAAGGTCTATGGGGAGGCGATGGCAATTCTGGCGGGCGATTCTCTTCTGACGGAGGCCTTTAATCTTATTTCGTCGTTGAAGACCCAAAAGCCTCAAAGGATACTCGATGTGATCCGAGAGATTGCCTCTTCCGCAGGGGTTGAGGGGATGGCAGGTGGACAGGCACTCGACCTGAATGCCGAAGGGAGACGGATCTCGCCTGAGGAGCTCGAAAGACTCCATCGGATGAAGACAGGTCGCCTGATTTGTGCGGCGGTTGTTTCCGGGGCGATATTAGCGGAGGCTGCTGAGAAACAGCTTATGGCGATTCGAAACTACGGGTTCGCCATCGGGCTTGCCTTTCAGATTGCCGATGACATTTTGGACGTCGAAGGAGAGTCGAAGGTTTTGGGTAAGACAGCGCAGAGTGATGCAGCGCATGCGAAATCGACATATCCCTCTCTGCTGGGTCTTGAGAAATCCAAACGGCTTGCGCAGGAATCGACAGATAAGGCGATCAGCGCGCTTCAGATTTTTAATGGACAGGCAGAGCCGCTCCGGGAGATTGCACGCTATATTATTTCAAGGCAATTTTAA
- a CDS encoding alcohol dehydrogenase catalytic domain-containing protein, giving the protein MQAALWYGPEDVKVEEVNIPEIGPDEVLVKVGVALTCGTDFKLFRTGHAVLVKNLPSPFGHELAGTVAEIGSKVKNFQVGDRVVAANSAPCGNCFFCHRGQLNLCENLEFLNGAYAEYIRIPARIVEKNLHKIPEGVPFREAALTEPLACALQCIERISPRSGETLCIIGAGPCGLLFVQLGKLYGANVTVLGRGEEKLAVARRLGADHIFSVNYEGFLEKVKGSTPENHGADIVVEAAGRPETWELATRLVRKGGRVWFYGGCAKGTQVTLDTHRLHYDEISLAGIFHHTPAHFARSLSLIATKKIDVSPLIAGERRLADLNQVFQKGVSENPLKIAIIP; this is encoded by the coding sequence ATGCAAGCAGCCCTCTGGTATGGGCCAGAAGACGTCAAAGTCGAAGAAGTCAATATCCCGGAAATTGGACCTGATGAAGTTTTGGTAAAAGTTGGTGTCGCCCTGACATGTGGGACGGACTTCAAGCTCTTCCGCACAGGCCATGCCGTTCTTGTCAAAAACCTCCCTTCTCCCTTCGGTCATGAGCTTGCCGGGACGGTTGCGGAGATCGGATCGAAGGTTAAAAATTTCCAGGTAGGGGATCGGGTTGTTGCTGCTAATTCGGCCCCCTGTGGCAACTGCTTCTTCTGTCACCGAGGGCAACTCAACCTGTGCGAAAATCTTGAGTTCCTGAACGGTGCCTATGCGGAATATATCCGGATCCCCGCACGCATTGTTGAGAAAAACCTCCACAAGATTCCTGAAGGGGTTCCGTTTCGTGAGGCGGCCCTGACAGAACCCCTCGCCTGCGCCCTTCAATGCATCGAGAGGATCTCTCCGAGGTCAGGAGAGACCCTTTGTATTATTGGTGCCGGTCCCTGTGGACTTTTGTTTGTCCAATTAGGAAAACTCTATGGGGCGAATGTTACCGTTCTCGGACGCGGAGAGGAAAAACTCGCCGTCGCAAGGCGTCTCGGTGCCGATCATATCTTCAGTGTCAACTATGAAGGGTTCCTCGAAAAGGTCAAAGGATCGACCCCTGAAAATCATGGGGCCGATATCGTCGTCGAAGCGGCTGGACGCCCCGAAACGTGGGAGTTGGCGACGCGTCTTGTCCGCAAAGGCGGCCGGGTCTGGTTTTATGGAGGATGTGCGAAGGGAACTCAGGTCACGCTCGATACCCATCGGCTTCATTACGATGAAATCTCTCTTGCCGGGATCTTTCATCACACACCGGCACATTTTGCGAGGTCCCTCTCTCTGATTGCAACCAAGAAAATTGATGTCTCGCCGTTAATCGCCGGTGAAAGAAGGCTGGCCGACCTGAATCAGGTCTTTCAAAAAGGTGTTTCCGAAAATCCTCTAAAGATTGCGATTATTCCTTAA
- a CDS encoding TlyA family RNA methyltransferase, with product MSGIKKVRADLLLVEHGLAESRHQAAALILAGRVWTSSGRVEKAGQLLDPAVPLTFEEGEQFVSRGGLKLNSALDHFQINPNGFVCLDSGASTGGFTDCLLQRGTKKIYAVDVGHGQLHPKLREDPRVVVLEKTNLRHLTALHEKIDLAVLDLSFISLTKVLEKVCTLLKEGGHLLALVKPQFELSPKEVKKGVVRDEALREKAVQRVMDHAKGLGMTVRGRVDSSLPGPKGNREIFLWLNK from the coding sequence ATGTCAGGAATTAAAAAAGTTCGGGCGGATCTCTTGCTTGTGGAGCATGGATTGGCGGAATCACGTCACCAGGCAGCCGCCCTGATCCTTGCCGGGCGCGTCTGGACCTCTTCTGGGAGGGTTGAAAAGGCAGGTCAACTTCTGGACCCAGCGGTCCCCCTCACTTTTGAGGAAGGAGAACAGTTCGTGAGCCGGGGGGGATTAAAACTCAATTCAGCCCTTGACCATTTTCAGATAAACCCCAACGGATTTGTCTGTCTCGACTCGGGGGCCTCGACGGGTGGCTTTACTGATTGTCTCCTGCAACGCGGGACGAAAAAGATTTACGCCGTCGATGTCGGTCATGGACAGTTGCATCCCAAGCTCCGAGAGGATCCAAGGGTTGTCGTCTTGGAGAAGACGAACTTGAGGCATCTCACGGCGCTTCATGAAAAGATCGATCTTGCGGTGCTGGATCTTTCCTTTATTTCACTGACGAAGGTTTTGGAGAAAGTTTGCACCCTCCTAAAGGAGGGGGGGCATCTTCTGGCGCTTGTAAAACCGCAATTTGAACTGAGTCCAAAAGAAGTGAAGAAGGGGGTGGTTCGTGATGAGGCGTTGCGTGAAAAGGCGGTCCAAAGGGTTATGGATCATGCAAAAGGTTTGGGGATGACCGTGCGGGGGAGGGTTGATTCATCACTACCCGGTCCGAAGGGGAATCGTGAGATCTTCCTTTGGTTGAATAAATGA
- a CDS encoding tetratricopeptide repeat protein, with protein sequence MRYDTSVIWFILFFIFSGCAANRIAVRPPERPVEQQLAFDYLVFQMELYQSHPDEALSRLNRILEKQTESPHLWTKRALLKAALNDLEGAKADIQKALELKPDDVDTLVLFGQIEQGLGKISEAEVIYEKAYKLRPDYEEILQLLVGVYLSQKNNTAAIALLDAWSREHPEELEPLYYLASLYQNRLKDSKKAIATYRRILRQSPNDIRALSSLAAVYLESDREKEAFQIFKTIREAAPTDLNVALKIALIYYEAKKYEEAIKTFREVLVLNPNLDRVIYYLGVILENVKQDEAAMAEFSKITPASSFFKDSRIHMAYLLQRAKKDPEAIQLLKEAIPLKPEESAFYEYLAEIYGRQNRFKEAVAILKEGLRRVENKESIHYSLGLLYDRAGKYQEGIKAMRQVLKLNPNNANAMNYIGYIYADQDLRDKLDEALILIQKALLLKPDDGFITDSLGWVYYRKGDLDQAYLYIRKAYDLSPKEPTITEHLGDIFWAKQDREKALQYFEESLEILEEKVNESTGTQKDIERVKGKIEKLKGTFSNSR encoded by the coding sequence TTGAGATACGATACTTCCGTGATCTGGTTTATTTTATTTTTTATTTTTTCAGGTTGTGCCGCGAACCGGATAGCGGTGCGTCCCCCGGAGAGACCGGTAGAACAGCAGCTCGCCTTTGACTATCTTGTTTTTCAAATGGAACTCTATCAATCCCACCCGGACGAGGCGCTTTCACGGCTGAACCGGATCCTCGAAAAGCAAACAGAGAGCCCCCACCTCTGGACAAAGCGCGCCCTCTTGAAGGCGGCCCTGAATGATCTGGAGGGGGCCAAGGCTGATATCCAAAAGGCGCTGGAGCTAAAACCAGACGATGTCGATACGCTGGTATTGTTCGGGCAGATTGAACAGGGGTTGGGAAAGATTTCCGAAGCGGAAGTGATTTATGAAAAGGCGTACAAACTCCGTCCCGACTATGAGGAGATTCTTCAACTCCTGGTTGGTGTTTATCTCAGTCAAAAAAATAACACGGCGGCGATTGCGCTTCTCGATGCCTGGAGTCGTGAGCATCCCGAAGAGCTCGAGCCTCTCTATTATCTCGCCTCTCTCTATCAAAACCGTCTGAAGGATTCGAAGAAGGCGATCGCAACCTATCGAAGGATTCTTCGCCAGTCCCCGAATGATATCCGAGCCCTTTCCAGCCTTGCGGCTGTTTATCTGGAATCGGATCGGGAAAAAGAGGCCTTTCAGATCTTCAAGACGATCCGGGAGGCAGCGCCGACCGATCTGAATGTCGCCCTGAAGATCGCCCTTATTTATTACGAAGCGAAGAAATATGAAGAGGCGATCAAGACTTTTCGGGAGGTCCTTGTCTTAAATCCCAATCTGGATCGTGTGATCTACTATCTCGGCGTCATTTTGGAGAATGTAAAACAGGATGAAGCGGCGATGGCTGAATTTTCGAAGATAACACCTGCCTCTTCGTTTTTTAAGGATTCCAGGATTCATATGGCTTACCTGCTCCAGCGGGCGAAAAAGGATCCTGAGGCGATTCAGCTTCTCAAAGAAGCGATCCCTTTGAAACCAGAGGAGTCGGCATTTTATGAATATCTTGCAGAGATTTATGGTCGTCAAAACCGATTCAAAGAGGCGGTCGCTATCCTGAAGGAAGGACTTCGTCGTGTCGAGAACAAGGAATCGATCCATTATAGTTTAGGACTTCTTTACGACCGTGCCGGAAAATATCAGGAAGGGATCAAGGCGATGCGGCAGGTGCTGAAACTGAATCCGAATAATGCGAATGCGATGAATTATATCGGCTATATCTATGCGGATCAGGATCTGAGAGATAAACTCGATGAGGCGCTGATTTTGATTCAAAAAGCCCTGCTCCTCAAACCGGATGATGGATTTATCACTGATAGTCTGGGTTGGGTCTATTATCGCAAGGGGGATCTGGATCAGGCGTACCTTTATATCCGGAAGGCGTATGACCTTTCTCCGAAGGAACCGACCATTACGGAGCATCTGGGTGATATTTTTTGGGCAAAGCAAGATCGGGAAAAGGCGCTTCAGTATTTTGAAGAATCTCTTGAGATTTTGGAAGAGAAGGTTAATGAATCTACAGGAACACAGAAAGATATTGAGAGGGTGAAGGGGAAGATTGAAAAGCTTAAAGGAACCTTTTCTAACAGTCGTTAA
- a CDS encoding DUF4292 domain-containing protein — MKSLKEPFLTVVKIILVFVLFSSCATGPKYSQISLSSLKGQVVRSLQDREKIGKSLRGSASFRWSGQKQAEILLLVKRPLDFRFDVVSDFGYYLQQAVSLSGLFTVIWYEENRYFRGVGTSEQVGRYLSIKLTPREVVSFLLGSPPIEEEENYELFPLRKRDYFILRGERSEITVRKMGTEYLPVKYRALDIGGEALYSIEYDDYSEDSLFPYRIRGRFRGKRIEIAFEEVELNPSLPRDLFEIEIPEGADRIYDD, encoded by the coding sequence TTGAAAAGCTTAAAGGAACCTTTTCTAACAGTCGTTAAGATTATCCTTGTCTTTGTCCTTTTCTCGTCCTGCGCCACAGGGCCGAAGTATTCCCAGATTTCTCTTTCGAGTCTCAAAGGGCAGGTGGTTCGGTCCCTTCAAGATCGTGAGAAAATAGGAAAAAGTTTGAGAGGGAGCGCCTCTTTTCGGTGGAGCGGTCAGAAGCAAGCAGAGATCCTCCTTCTGGTCAAACGCCCGCTCGATTTTCGTTTCGACGTTGTTTCTGATTTTGGTTATTACCTCCAGCAGGCTGTTTCCCTCTCCGGTCTTTTTACCGTGATCTGGTATGAGGAAAATCGTTATTTCCGGGGTGTGGGGACGTCCGAACAGGTGGGGAGATATCTTTCTATCAAGCTGACCCCTCGTGAAGTGGTCAGTTTCCTGCTTGGCTCTCCTCCGATTGAGGAAGAGGAAAATTATGAACTCTTTCCTCTGCGGAAGAGGGATTATTTTATTTTGAGGGGGGAGAGGAGCGAGATAACCGTCCGGAAAATGGGGACCGAATATCTTCCTGTCAAATACCGTGCCCTCGATATCGGTGGAGAGGCGCTCTATTCGATCGAATATGATGACTATTCTGAAGATTCCCTTTTTCCTTATCGGATTCGAGGACGGTTTCGAGGGAAACGGATTGAAATTGCCTTCGAAGAGGTTGAATTGAATCCTTCCTTGCCTCGCGATCTGTTTGAAATTGAAATTCCCGAGGGAGCCGATCGTATCTACGATGATTAG
- a CDS encoding ABC transporter permease, with protein MTSYIIKRLFLILPTFIGITLMTFLMIQLAPGNPISLKIQQLGGGVRAESVSPEVIEQTKKLYGLDRPLHIQYLLWLKRLVTLDFGTSYKDHRPVLKKISEALPVTLLLNIISIFLIYLISIPIGVFSAVARKSWVDRFLTLTLFFLYSLPSFWVAMLLIIYLGGGEHLNIFPIVGIISAGFGELPFWGKMGNLLWHLILPVTVLTYGGFAFLSRLSRAQLLEVIRQDFIRTARAKGLSEKVVLYKHALRNSLIPLITLMGTLLPAMIGGSVIVEQIFSIPGMGRLGFEAVLSRDYPTVMAIATIEAVLTLVGMLISDLLYVMVDPRISFEGIR; from the coding sequence ATGACATCCTATATTATTAAACGACTTTTTTTGATTCTCCCGACCTTTATCGGGATCACACTGATGACTTTTTTGATGATTCAGTTGGCTCCTGGGAACCCGATCTCACTCAAGATTCAGCAACTGGGGGGGGGCGTTCGAGCCGAATCGGTCTCGCCAGAGGTTATTGAGCAGACCAAAAAACTTTATGGGCTCGATCGGCCACTTCATATTCAATACCTTCTTTGGCTCAAGCGATTGGTCACCCTCGATTTTGGTACCTCCTACAAAGATCATCGTCCTGTCCTCAAAAAAATCTCCGAGGCACTCCCCGTGACGCTTCTTTTGAACATCATCTCCATTTTTCTGATCTATCTGATCTCGATCCCGATTGGGGTCTTCTCTGCTGTTGCCAGAAAAAGTTGGGTCGATCGATTCCTGACCCTCACCCTCTTTTTTCTTTACTCCCTCCCTTCCTTCTGGGTTGCGATGTTGCTCATTATTTATTTGGGGGGAGGGGAACATCTGAATATTTTCCCGATCGTCGGGATTATTTCCGCGGGATTTGGAGAACTCCCTTTCTGGGGAAAGATGGGAAACCTTCTCTGGCACCTTATTCTTCCGGTGACGGTGCTGACCTATGGGGGGTTTGCCTTTCTCTCGAGACTGTCGCGGGCCCAATTGCTTGAGGTGATTCGCCAGGACTTTATCCGGACGGCACGGGCCAAGGGGCTCTCTGAAAAGGTTGTTCTTTATAAACATGCCTTAAGAAATTCATTAATCCCTCTGATAACGTTGATGGGAACACTTTTGCCGGCGATGATTGGCGGGAGTGTCATTGTCGAACAGATTTTTTCGATCCCCGGCATGGGGAGACTCGGGTTTGAGGCGGTCTTGTCACGCGACTATCCGACCGTGATGGCGATAGCGACGATCGAGGCTGTGCTGACGCTGGTCGGGATGCTGATCTCGGATCTCTTGTATGTGATGGTCGATCCACGCATCAGCTTCGAGGGGATACGATGA
- a CDS encoding ABC transporter permease — protein MRESYWHLVWRQFHLNRLAMFGLFFVLFLFGVALLAPWISPYSPTAYDLDAILLPPSWDHPFGTDEEGRDLLSRLIFGSRISLSVGLIAVVLYVSIGIILGAIAGYYGGLIDSIISRAIEIMICFPTFFLILAVLAFVGPSLYNIMVVIGLTSWPGIARLVRGEFLKLRSQDFVTSGRVIGASVPRLIFRHILPNSLAPVLVSATFGVASAILVESGLSFLGFGVQPPTPSWGEALSQSRDFMDIAWWLALFPGLAIFLTITAYNLVGEGLRDAIDPRMKV, from the coding sequence ATGAGGGAATCCTACTGGCATCTCGTCTGGAGACAATTTCATCTGAACCGCTTGGCGATGTTCGGCCTTTTTTTCGTCCTGTTTCTCTTTGGCGTTGCCTTATTAGCCCCTTGGATCTCCCCTTATTCACCGACCGCTTACGATCTCGATGCGATATTGCTTCCCCCCTCCTGGGACCATCCTTTTGGGACCGATGAGGAGGGGAGGGATCTGCTTTCACGTTTGATTTTTGGCTCAAGAATCTCTCTTTCGGTCGGATTGATCGCGGTTGTCCTGTATGTCTCCATAGGGATCATCCTTGGGGCGATTGCTGGATACTACGGGGGCTTGATTGATTCCATCATCTCTCGCGCGATCGAGATCATGATCTGTTTCCCGACGTTTTTCCTGATCCTGGCGGTTTTGGCCTTTGTCGGACCTTCGCTTTACAATATTATGGTTGTGATCGGTCTCACGAGTTGGCCTGGCATTGCCCGATTGGTTCGCGGGGAGTTTCTCAAGTTACGATCCCAGGATTTTGTGACTTCCGGTCGGGTGATCGGGGCCTCTGTCCCGCGGCTAATTTTCCGGCACATTTTGCCGAACAGCCTCGCCCCCGTCCTCGTTTCAGCGACCTTTGGGGTGGCATCCGCTATTTTGGTCGAGTCGGGACTCTCTTTTTTGGGATTTGGTGTCCAGCCTCCAACCCCCTCGTGGGGGGAGGCGCTTTCACAATCTCGGGATTTTATGGACATTGCCTGGTGGTTGGCCTTATTCCCAGGGCTCGCCATTTTTTTGACGATCACGGCGTATAATTTGGTGGGAGAGGGGTTGCGTGATGCGATTGATCCGAGGATGAAGGTGTAA
- a CDS encoding ABC transporter ATP-binding protein, whose translation MLLSVENLKTHFFTSQGIMKAVDGVSFSLEEGGRLGIVGESGSGKSVTALSILRLVSSPGKIVGGKIVFEGRDLLTMSEEGIREVRGGKIAMVFQEPSTSLNPVFTIGNQIEEVLQLHQPELSRQKRGEKVVESLDLVKIADPKRVAKSYPHELSGGMKQRAMIAMALSCRPRLLIADEPTTALDVTVQAQVLELLNELQSSLGMALILITHDLGIVAESVDQVVVMKEGVVVESGKTERIVGKPEHPYTKHLMEIYDRFDRC comes from the coding sequence ATGTTATTATCAGTCGAAAATCTGAAAACCCATTTCTTTACCTCTCAAGGCATCATGAAGGCGGTCGATGGGGTTTCCTTTTCTCTGGAAGAGGGGGGACGATTGGGGATTGTGGGGGAGTCGGGTTCCGGGAAATCAGTCACAGCCCTCTCAATCTTGAGGCTTGTTTCGTCACCGGGAAAAATTGTCGGTGGCAAAATCGTTTTTGAGGGGCGGGACCTTTTGACAATGAGCGAGGAGGGGATACGAGAGGTCAGGGGAGGAAAGATCGCAATGGTCTTTCAGGAACCAAGCACCTCGCTGAATCCTGTTTTTACGATTGGGAATCAGATTGAGGAGGTGCTTCAACTCCATCAACCGGAGCTTTCCAGGCAAAAGAGGGGGGAAAAGGTTGTGGAGTCTCTCGATCTCGTGAAAATCGCCGATCCGAAACGGGTTGCGAAGAGTTATCCGCATGAGCTTTCCGGCGGGATGAAACAGCGGGCGATGATTGCGATGGCGCTTTCCTGTCGACCTCGTCTTTTGATTGCCGATGAGCCAACGACCGCCCTGGATGTGACGGTCCAGGCGCAGGTCTTGGAGCTCCTGAATGAGCTTCAATCCTCCCTCGGGATGGCGCTTATTTTGATTACTCATGATCTGGGGATTGTTGCTGAATCAGTGGATCAGGTTGTCGTGATGAAGGAAGGGGTTGTTGTTGAATCCGGAAAGACAGAGAGGATTGTCGGAAAACCGGAACACCCCTACACCAAACATCTCATGGAGATCTATGACCGATTTGATCGCTGCTGA
- a CDS encoding dipeptide ABC transporter ATP-binding protein has product MTDLIAAENLIKRFPIRKGFLGRSRDFVQAVRGVNLYVKKGETLGLVGESGCGKTTLGRILVRLIEPDEGRVLFEETEVTRCRGGALKSFRQRIQMIFQDPYSSLNPRMSVGEIIAEPLLIHRKIKRKEKQEKVSELLKSVGLSPEAYHRYPHEFSGGQRQRVGIARAIALLPDLIVADEPVSSLDISIAAQILDLLRDLQKKFKMSYLFIAHDLRMVKYMSDRMAVMYLGKIVEMAPKSGFETPLHPYTQALVEAVPVLDPKSRRKKIFLSGEVPSPINPPTGCAFHPRCPYAEDRCRREEPELKEWRPSHWAACHFVDKIGGAGC; this is encoded by the coding sequence ATGACCGATTTGATCGCTGCTGAAAATCTGATCAAGCGATTTCCGATTCGGAAAGGCTTTTTGGGACGTTCCCGAGACTTCGTTCAGGCGGTACGGGGCGTGAATCTCTACGTTAAAAAAGGAGAAACGCTTGGGCTTGTGGGAGAGTCGGGTTGCGGCAAGACGACGTTAGGACGAATATTGGTACGACTGATAGAGCCTGATGAGGGGAGGGTCTTGTTTGAAGAGACAGAGGTGACCCGTTGCCGAGGGGGCGCGTTGAAGTCGTTTCGTCAGCGGATTCAGATGATCTTTCAGGACCCCTATTCTTCGTTGAATCCACGGATGTCGGTCGGAGAAATTATTGCGGAGCCTCTGCTGATTCACCGTAAGATCAAAAGAAAAGAGAAGCAGGAGAAGGTCTCAGAGCTTTTGAAAAGCGTCGGTCTCTCTCCCGAGGCCTATCATCGGTATCCCCATGAGTTTTCAGGGGGGCAAAGACAGCGGGTCGGTATCGCGAGGGCGATCGCCCTTTTGCCGGATTTGATTGTCGCCGATGAGCCTGTCTCTTCTCTCGATATTTCCATTGCTGCCCAGATCCTCGATCTCTTGCGGGACCTCCAGAAGAAATTCAAGATGAGCTATCTTTTTATTGCGCATGACTTGAGAATGGTCAAATATATGAGCGATCGTATGGCGGTAATGTACTTGGGAAAGATTGTGGAAATGGCACCCAAAAGCGGGTTTGAGACACCTCTGCATCCTTATACGCAGGCCCTTGTTGAGGCGGTGCCTGTCTTGGATCCAAAATCGAGAAGGAAAAAAATCTTTCTCTCAGGAGAGGTTCCCTCTCCGATCAATCCGCCAACAGGATGCGCCTTTCATCCACGATGTCCTTATGCGGAGGATCGATGTCGGAGGGAAGAGCCGGAGCTTAAGGAATGGCGGCCCTCTCATTGGGCGGCGTGTCACTTTGTTGACAAAATTGGAGGTGCAGGATGTTGA
- a CDS encoding flavodoxin-dependent (E)-4-hydroxy-3-methylbut-2-enyl-diphosphate synthase: MRTSREILIGKLRLGGQNRIAVQSMCATRTQDREATLRQIRLLEKAGADLIRVAIDSEKDAEVLRELSQETDVPLSVDLQENYRLAEKIAPCVQKIRYNPGHLHHHEKQKTSRDKVAWLAEQASKNRCAIRIGVNCGSVDPVWKERYPDNETEALVSSAVEHCQFLDDLGFKNYLVSLKDSDPMKVVETNRRFHEMRPDVPLHLGVTEAGLPPEGVIKTRIAFERLISQGIGDTVRVSLTVPFDQKGDEIHVAREILRDIAEGRFRSVPDFGEKKLNIISCPSCSRVENEKFVELAIAVKEMSRYAKEHAVTIAVMGCRVNGPGETDDADLGLWCAPNFVNLKKKEEQIGTFSYEEILPRLKQELDQLIQK; encoded by the coding sequence ATGCGAACAAGCCGTGAAATCCTGATTGGCAAGTTGAGGCTCGGTGGACAAAACCGGATTGCCGTTCAGAGCATGTGTGCGACGCGCACACAGGATCGTGAAGCGACGCTCCGTCAAATTCGTCTTCTTGAAAAAGCTGGAGCCGACCTAATTCGTGTCGCGATTGATAGTGAAAAAGATGCGGAGGTTTTGAGGGAACTCTCTCAGGAGACGGATGTTCCGCTTTCGGTCGATTTGCAGGAAAATTATCGGTTGGCTGAAAAGATCGCTCCTTGTGTGCAGAAGATCCGTTACAATCCAGGCCATCTCCACCATCATGAAAAACAGAAGACGAGTCGGGACAAGGTCGCCTGGTTAGCCGAGCAGGCCTCAAAGAACCGGTGTGCGATTCGTATCGGTGTGAATTGTGGCTCTGTCGATCCGGTCTGGAAAGAACGATATCCCGACAACGAAACAGAGGCGCTTGTTTCCTCTGCGGTTGAGCATTGTCAATTTCTGGATGATTTGGGTTTTAAAAATTATCTGGTTTCCTTGAAAGATTCAGATCCGATGAAGGTGGTAGAGACGAATCGCCGCTTTCATGAGATGCGGCCGGATGTGCCGCTTCACCTGGGTGTGACCGAGGCAGGGCTTCCTCCCGAAGGGGTCATCAAGACGCGGATCGCCTTTGAGCGACTGATCTCTCAGGGGATTGGCGATACGGTCCGTGTCTCGCTGACGGTTCCGTTCGATCAAAAGGGGGACGAGATCCATGTGGCGCGAGAGATCCTTCGCGATATCGCAGAGGGACGGTTTCGTTCCGTCCCGGATTTTGGTGAGAAAAAATTGAACATCATCTCGTGTCCTTCCTGTTCACGTGTGGAGAACGAAAAGTTTGTCGAGCTCGCCATCGCCGTGAAGGAGATGAGCCGGTATGCGAAAGAGCATGCGGTCACGATCGCCGTCATGGGGTGCCGCGTGAATGGCCCCGGTGAAACCGATGATGCTGACTTAGGCCTCTGGTGCGCCCCGAATTTTGT